Proteins encoded within one genomic window of Macaca thibetana thibetana isolate TM-01 chromosome 3, ASM2454274v1, whole genome shotgun sequence:
- the ZNF12 gene encoding zinc finger protein 12, which produces MNKSLGPVSFKDVAVDFTQEEWQQLDPEQKITYRDVMLENYSNLVSVGYHIIKPDVISKLEQGEEPWIVEGEFLLQSYPDEVWQADDLIERIQEGENKPSRQTVFTETLIEERGNVPGKTFDVETNAVPSGKTAYRNSLCDSCEKCLASVSEYISSDGSYARMKADECSGCGKSLLHIKLEKTHPGDKAYEFNQNGKPYTLNEESLYQKIHILEKPFEYIECQKAFQKDTVFVNHMEEKPYKWNGSEIAFLQMSDLTVHQASHMEMKPYECSECGKSFCKKSKFIIHQRTHTGEKPYECNQCGKSFCQKGTLTVHQRTHTGEKPYECNECGKNFYQKLHLIQHQRTHSGEKPYECSYCGKSFCQKTHLTQHQRTHSGERPYVCHDCGKTFSQKSALNDHQKIHTGVKLYKCSECGKCFCRKSTLTTHLRTHTGEKPYECNECGKFFSRLSYLTVHYRTHSGEKPYECNECGKTFYLNSALMRHQRVHTGEKPYECNECGKLFSQLSYLTIHHRTHSGVKPYECSECGKTFYQNSALCRHRRIHKGEKPYECYICGKFFSQMSYLTIHHRIHSGEKPYECSECGKTFCQNSALNRHQRTHTGEKAYECYECGKCFSQMSYLTIHHRIHSGEKPFECNECGKAFSRMSYLTVHYRTHSGEKPYECTECGKKFYHKSAFNSHQRIHRRGNMNVIDVGRLL; this is translated from the exons GGGCCAGTGTCATTCAAGGATGTGGCTGTGGACTTCACCCAGGAGGAGTGGCAGCAGCTGGACCCTGAGCAGAAGATAACTTACAGGgatgtgatgctggagaactacAGCAATCTAGTTTCCGTGG GGTATCACATTATCAAACCGGATGTTATCAGCAAGTTGGAGCAAGGAGAAGAGCCATGGATAGTAGAAGGAGAATTCCTACTTCAGAGCTATCCAG ATGAAGTCTGGCAAGCTGATGACCTAATAGAGAGAATCCAGGAAGGCGAAAATAAACCTTCAAGACAAACTGTGTTCACTGAGACCCTAATTGAAGAGAGAGGTAATGTTCCTGGTAAAACTTTTGATGTAGAAACGAATGCTGTTCCTTCAGGAAAAACAGCCTATAGAAATAGCCTCTGTGACTCCTGTGAAAAGTGTTTAGCGTCTGTTTCAGAATATATTAGTAGCGATGGAAGCTATGCAAGAATGAAAGCTGATGAATGTAGTGGATGTGGGAAATCGCTCCTCCATATTAAGCTTGAGAAAACTCATCCAGGAGATAAAGCTTATGAATTTAATCAAAATGGGAAACCTTATACTCTAAACGAAGAAAGTCTTTATCAGAAAATTCATATTTTGGAGAAGCCTTTTGAATATATTGAATGCCAGAAAGCCTTCCAAAAGGACACTGTTTTTGTTAATCACATGGAAGAAAAGCCCTATAAGTGGAATGGATCTGAAATAGCCTTTCTTCAGATGTCGGACCTCACTGTACATCAGGCATCTCATATGGAAATGAAGCCCTATgaatgcagtgaatgtgggaaatccttctgtaaaaagtcaaaatttattATACATCAGAGGactcacacaggagagaaaccttacGAATGTAATCAGTGTGGGAAATCCTTCTGCCAGAAGGGAACCCTTACTGTGCATCAGAGAACACACACAGGGGAGAAGCcctatgaatgtaatgaatgCGGGAAAAACTTTTACCAGAAGTTACACCTCATTCAGCATCAGAGAACTCACTCAGGAGAGAAGCCCTATGAATGTAGTTACTGTGGAAAATCCTTTTGCCAGAAGACACACCTCACACAACATCAGAGAACACATTCAGGAGAGAGACCTTATGTTTGTCATGACTGTGGGAAAACCTTCTCACAGAAGTCAGCACTTAATGACCATCAGAAAATTCACACAGGTGTGAAACTCTACAAGTGTAGTGAATGTGGGAAATGCTTCTGCCGCAAGTCTACTCTCACGACCCACCTGAGGAcccacacaggagagaaaccctatgaatgtaatgaGTGTGGAAAATTCTTCTCTCGGTTGTCATATCTCACTGTACATTATAGAACTCAttcaggagagaaaccctatgaatgtaatgaatgtggaaaaaccTTCTACCTGAATTCAGCCCTCATGAGACATCAGAGAGtgcacacaggagagaaaccttacGAATGTAACGAATGTGGAAAGTTATTCTCCCAGTTGTCATACCTCACTATACATCATAGAACTCATTCAGGAGTCAAACCCTATGAATGTAGTGAATGTGGGAAAACCTTCTACCAGAACTCAGCCCTTTGTAGACATCGGAGAATACACAAAGGAGAGAAGCCCTATGAATGTTATATATGTGGAAAATTCTTCTCTCAGATGTCATACCTCACTATACATCATAGAATTCATTCAGGAGAGAAGCCCTATGAATGTAGTGAATGTGGGAAAACCTTCTGCCAGAATTCAGCCCTTAATCGACATCAGAGAACACACACAGGAGAGAAAGCCTATGAATGTTATGAATGTGGGAAGTGCTTCTCTCAGATGTCCTATCTCACTATACATCATCGAATTCATTCAGGAGAGAAACCCTTTGAATGTAATGAGTGTGGAAAAGCCTTCTCTCGGATGTCATACCTCACTGTACACTACAGAACTCAttcaggagagaaaccctatgagtgTACTGAATGTGGGAAAAAATTCTACCACAAATCAGCATTCAACAGCCATCAGAGAATTCACAGGAGAGGGAATATGAACGTAATAGATGTGGGAAGGCTTCTCTGA